The proteins below are encoded in one region of Oncorhynchus nerka isolate Pitt River linkage group LG15, Oner_Uvic_2.0, whole genome shotgun sequence:
- the LOC115142535 gene encoding protein AF-17-like isoform X2 — protein MREMVGGCCVCSDERGWAENPLVYCDGHGCSVAVHQACYGIVQVPTGPWFCRKCESQERAARVRCELCPHKDGALKRTDSGGWAHVVCALYIPEVQFANVLTMEPIVLQYVPHDRYIKTCYICEDHGRESKAACGACMTCNRQGCRQAFHVTCAQMAGLLCEEEGPEADNVKYCGYCKHHYIKMQRKMRSSGENTERSSFGPSRGRSTSPAQDKHGSHHHRLRKSHKDKMRQKERHKKSSDGLGSSLSSSMDKLSSGHHSNKDSEGNSKRLSSHGQLGHRSKKTGSIGKSCSSSSCSSSPFNTGGGSQDFPPFSSTSRLECDPDRGADEHGAEEHRDERTRWTAPEEDSEEEEEEKEEEKEEEEELDNSKYHNKASLQPPALTPVDGPHGESSQGHERSEGEANSFETKVTISTFGSIMRITSSSGGLGGSSSKLRKISSSSSSGDYKLSKSLLKSPHLATPPILEEADLEEDKATPPPPLPTHRERRHRGNKKSRHGPGRPRGSKNRERTERLEEEYRQHHHHTAPAPPPSLTSSTSFSSLFPSSSTLPHTAYSSTLPTSSLSSSSFPSSSTSSSVSFSTGRGSGIYTSHKDPLSLSGGVCNTPLSLGGGVCSTALSSGLLPSHVSTLPLQPVNSALNTQVHPCSSSSYSLSSSQPFSRILSTARTLPSLLSQAQTSLQESEMDDCRFPCHDNSPRESLSSQSPMSSLPLLFDQREGVGPGVRGRPENVPPSSSHIELLLEKHGNGEMGANIVEMLQSLHSLQQENQRLQDQILSLTAKKERLQLLNVELACPFPPQVHHSHHSAQGLVPTTTHISFLSSAYDPLSTNKSPLSKSFFLNDTSFITSSEELHSGSPSRSSSSLSFQSTPPPQQSPASFGQPLLNGLGGRVLTDSLGGLSQASSSMVGGLMASQAGSPQLNMNGMLGSLNGVIQSPVQNGPQPTLPALRPQPPPLGLQAMAQGLQLPKSMSPSSLLSEQQKQLLLQQNFTPEQQVVVFQMLQQQRQRELQRLTLTGALTSTPTSQSPNLGASPLQGGQGNPLFGLQDNALHKPGGVGEKGGDKNG, from the exons ATGCGGGAAATGGTTGGAGGTTGCTGCGTGTGTTCCGATGAGCGAGGCTGGGCTGAAAATCCTCTTGTATACTGTGATGGGCACGGATGCAGCGTCGCTGTTCACCAGG cgtGCTATGGCATCGTCCAGGTGCCAACTGGACCATGGTTCTGTCGAAAATGTGAGTCTCAGGAGAGAGCTGCCAGAGTG AGATGTGAGCTGTGCCCTCACAAAGATGGCGCCCTCAAGAGGACAGACAGTGGAG GCTGGGCCCATGTGGTTTGTGCACTCTATATTCCCGAGGTGCAGTTTGCCAACGTTCTCACCATGGAGCCTATCGTACTACAGTATGTCCCTCACGACAGATACATCAAG aCGTGTTATATCTGTGAGGACCATGGGCGAGAGAGCAAGGCTGCTTGTGGAGCCTGCATGACGTGCAACCGCCAGGGCTGTCGACAAGCCTTCCACGTCACCTG TGCTCAGATGGCTGGCCTGCTGTGTGAGGAGGAGGGCCCTGAGGCTGACAACGTCAAGTACTGTGGCTACTGCAAGCACCATTACATCAAGATG CAAAGGAAGATGCGCTCCAGTGGAGAGAACACAGAACGCAGCTCCTTCGGCCCCTCTAGGGGGCGCTCCACGTCCCCCGCCCAGGACAAACACGGCTCCCACCACCACAGGCTCAggaag AGTCACAAGGACAAGATGAGGCAAAAGGAGCGGCATAAAAAGTCATCTGATGGTCTGGGGTCCTCACTGTCCAGCAGCATGGACAAG TTGTCGTCGGGTCACCACAGCAACAAGGACAGCGAGGGGAATTCGAAGAGGTTGAGCTCTCACGGCCAGCTGGGACACCGCAGTAAGAAGACAGGAAGCATTGGCAAGAgctgctcctcttcctcttgcTCCTCCAGTCCTTTCAACACGG GTGGCGGCTCCCAAGACTTCCCCCCGTTCTCCTCTACCTCTCGTTTGGAGTGTGACCCCGACCGAGGAGCGGACGAGCATGGTGCCGAGGAGCACCGTGACGAGCGGACCAGGTGGACAGCGCCTGAGGAAGATagcgaagaagaggaggaggaaaaggaagaagagaaagaagaggaggaggaattgGACAATAGTAAATATCACAACAAGGCCTCTCTGCAGCCCCCGGCCCTGACCCCAGTTGACGGACCTCACGGAGAGTCGTCGCAGGGTCATGAGAGATCAGAGGGAGAGGCCAACTCCTTTGAGACCAAGGTCACAATCTCCACCTTCGGCTCCATCATGCGCATCACTTCCTCCTCGGGTGGGctaggcggcagcagcagcaagctcCGCaaaatctcctcctcctcttcctcgggGGACTACAAGCTTTCAAAGTCGCTTCTCAAGTCCCCGCACCTAGCCACGCCCCCTATACTGGAGGAGGCCGACCTAGAGGAAGACAAGGCCACGCCCCCACCACCGCTGCCAACACACCGGGAGAGGAGGCACCGTGGCAACAAGAAGAGCCGGCACGGACCGGGGCGCCCGCGGGGGAGCAAGAACCGGGAGCGGACGGAGAGGCTAGAGGAGGAGTACCGTCAGCACCATCACCACACGGCTCCTGCTCCACCTCCTTCCCTAACCTCCTCCACCTCGTTCTCCTCGCTCTTCCCCagctcctccaccctcccccacACAGCGTACTCCTCcaccctgcccacctcctccctctcctcctcctccttcccctcctcctccacttcctcgAGCGTCAGTTTCTCCACAGGCCGCGGCTCCG GAATCTACACCAGCCACAAGGACCCTCTGTCTTTGAGTGGGGGTGTCTGTAACACCCCTCTATCGTTGGGCGGAGGCGTATGTAGCACCGCTCTCTCCTCAGGACTCCTGCCATCTCACGTCTCCACGCTGCCACTTCAACCAGTCAACTCTGCCCTCAACACCCAG GTGCACCCATGTTCAAGCTCTTCCTACAGCCTTAGCTCCTCTCAGCCATTTAGCAGGATCCTTTCTACTGCCCGTACACTGCCCTCACTACTGAGCCAAGCCCAGACCTCActtcaag agtcCGAGATGGACGACTGTCGCTTCCCATGTCACGACAACTCGCCACGAGAAAGCCTTTCCTCACA GTCTCCTATGAGCAGTCTGCCCTTACTGTTTGACCAGAGGGAGGGCGTGGGCCCTGGGGTCAGAGGTCGCCCTGAAAACGTCCCTCCATCCAGCTCCCACATAGAGCTCCTCCTGGAGAAGCATGGCAACGGAGAGATGGGAGCCAACA ttgtaGAGATGCTCCAGTCCCTCCACTCGCTGCAGCAGGAGAACCAGCGTCTCCAGGACCAGATTCTCAGCCTGACGGCCAAGAAGGAGCGGCTGCAGCTGCTCAACGTGGAGCTGGCCTGTCCCTTCCCCCCGCAGGTCCATCACTCCCACCACTCCGCCCAGGGCCTAGTGCCCACCACCACCCACATCAGCTTCCTCTCCTCCGCATACG ACCCCCTCAGCACCAATAAGAGTCCCCTGTCTAAAAGCTTCTTCCTGAATGATACctccttcatcacctcatccgaG GAGCTCCACTCTGGTAGTCCCTCCCGCAGtagctcctccctctccttccagaGCACTCCGCCCCCTCAGCAGAGCCCCGCCTCCTTCGGCCAGCCCTTGCTGAACGGGCTGGGTGGgcgggttttgactgacagcctgGGGGGCCTCAGTCAGGCCAGCAGTTCCATGGTGGGCGGGCTCATGGCCTCCCAAGCAGGAAGTCCCCAGCTGAACATGAACGGCATGCTGGGCAGCCTGAACGGGGTGATCCAGTCACCTGTCCAGAACGGCCCCCAGCCCACCCTACCGGCCCTGCGGCCCCAGCCTCCTCCTTTGGGCCTACAAGCAATGGCACAGGGCCTGCAGCTCCCCAAGAGCATGAGTCC gtcttctctcctgtctgagCAGCAGAAGCAGCTCCTTCTCCAGCAGAACTTTACTCCA gAGCAGCAGGTGGTGGTCTTTCAGATgctgcagcagcagcggcagaGGGAGCTACAGCGCCTCACACTAACCGGGGCCCTCACCTCCACCCCCACTTCCCAGTCCCCCAACCTGGGGGCCTCGCCACTGCAGGGTGGCCAGGGAAACCCACTCTTCGGCCTGCAGGATAATGCACTTCACAAGCCCGGG GGGGTGGGAGAGAAGGGCGGAGACAAGAATGGCTGA
- the LOC115142535 gene encoding protein AF-17-like isoform X1, with translation MREMVGGCCVCSDERGWAENPLVYCDGHGCSVAVHQACYGIVQVPTGPWFCRKCESQERAARVRCELCPHKDGALKRTDSGGWAHVVCALYIPEVQFANVLTMEPIVLQYVPHDRYIKTCYICEDHGRESKAACGACMTCNRQGCRQAFHVTCAQMAGLLCEEEGPEADNVKYCGYCKHHYIKMQRKMRSSGENTERSSFGPSRGRSTSPAQDKHGSHHHRLRKSHKDKMRQKERHKKSSDGLGSSLSSSMDKLSSGHHSNKDSEGNSKRLSSHGQLGHRSKKTGSIGKSCSSSSCSSSPFNTGGGSQDFPPFSSTSRLECDPDRGADEHGAEEHRDERTRWTAPEEDSEEEEEEKEEEKEEEEELDNSKYHNKASLQPPALTPVDGPHGESSQGHERSEGEANSFETKVTISTFGSIMRITSSSGGLGGSSSKLRKISSSSSSGDYKLSKSLLKSPHLATPPILEEADLEEDKATPPPPLPTHRERRHRGNKKSRHGPGRPRGSKNRERTERLEEEYRQHHHHTAPAPPPSLTSSTSFSSLFPSSSTLPHTAYSSTLPTSSLSSSSFPSSSTSSSVSFSTGRGSGIYTSHKDPLSLSGGVCNTPLSLGGGVCSTALSSGLLPSHVSTLPLQPVNSALNTQVHPCSSSSYSLSSSQPFSRILSTARTLPSLLSQAQTSLQESEMDDCRFPCHDNSPRESLSSQSPMSSLPLLFDQREGVGPGVRGRPENVPPSSSHIELLLEKHGNGEMGANIVEMLQSLHSLQQENQRLQDQILSLTAKKERLQLLNVELACPFPPQVHHSHHSAQGLVPTTTHISFLSSAYDPLSTNKSPLSKSFFLNDTSFITSSEELHSGSPSRSSSSLSFQSTPPPQQSPASFGQPLLNGLGGRVLTDSLGGLSQASSSMVGGLMASQAGSPQLNMNGMLGSLNGVIQSPVQNGPQPTLPALRPQPPPLGLQAMAQGLQLPKSMSPSSLLSEQQKQLLLQQNFTPEQQVVVFQMLQQQRQRELQRLTLTGALTSTPTSQSPNLGASPLQGGQGNPLFGLQDNALHKPGVSVDMQLFETPYLNRPLYRSILDQLKL, from the exons ATGCGGGAAATGGTTGGAGGTTGCTGCGTGTGTTCCGATGAGCGAGGCTGGGCTGAAAATCCTCTTGTATACTGTGATGGGCACGGATGCAGCGTCGCTGTTCACCAGG cgtGCTATGGCATCGTCCAGGTGCCAACTGGACCATGGTTCTGTCGAAAATGTGAGTCTCAGGAGAGAGCTGCCAGAGTG AGATGTGAGCTGTGCCCTCACAAAGATGGCGCCCTCAAGAGGACAGACAGTGGAG GCTGGGCCCATGTGGTTTGTGCACTCTATATTCCCGAGGTGCAGTTTGCCAACGTTCTCACCATGGAGCCTATCGTACTACAGTATGTCCCTCACGACAGATACATCAAG aCGTGTTATATCTGTGAGGACCATGGGCGAGAGAGCAAGGCTGCTTGTGGAGCCTGCATGACGTGCAACCGCCAGGGCTGTCGACAAGCCTTCCACGTCACCTG TGCTCAGATGGCTGGCCTGCTGTGTGAGGAGGAGGGCCCTGAGGCTGACAACGTCAAGTACTGTGGCTACTGCAAGCACCATTACATCAAGATG CAAAGGAAGATGCGCTCCAGTGGAGAGAACACAGAACGCAGCTCCTTCGGCCCCTCTAGGGGGCGCTCCACGTCCCCCGCCCAGGACAAACACGGCTCCCACCACCACAGGCTCAggaag AGTCACAAGGACAAGATGAGGCAAAAGGAGCGGCATAAAAAGTCATCTGATGGTCTGGGGTCCTCACTGTCCAGCAGCATGGACAAG TTGTCGTCGGGTCACCACAGCAACAAGGACAGCGAGGGGAATTCGAAGAGGTTGAGCTCTCACGGCCAGCTGGGACACCGCAGTAAGAAGACAGGAAGCATTGGCAAGAgctgctcctcttcctcttgcTCCTCCAGTCCTTTCAACACGG GTGGCGGCTCCCAAGACTTCCCCCCGTTCTCCTCTACCTCTCGTTTGGAGTGTGACCCCGACCGAGGAGCGGACGAGCATGGTGCCGAGGAGCACCGTGACGAGCGGACCAGGTGGACAGCGCCTGAGGAAGATagcgaagaagaggaggaggaaaaggaagaagagaaagaagaggaggaggaattgGACAATAGTAAATATCACAACAAGGCCTCTCTGCAGCCCCCGGCCCTGACCCCAGTTGACGGACCTCACGGAGAGTCGTCGCAGGGTCATGAGAGATCAGAGGGAGAGGCCAACTCCTTTGAGACCAAGGTCACAATCTCCACCTTCGGCTCCATCATGCGCATCACTTCCTCCTCGGGTGGGctaggcggcagcagcagcaagctcCGCaaaatctcctcctcctcttcctcgggGGACTACAAGCTTTCAAAGTCGCTTCTCAAGTCCCCGCACCTAGCCACGCCCCCTATACTGGAGGAGGCCGACCTAGAGGAAGACAAGGCCACGCCCCCACCACCGCTGCCAACACACCGGGAGAGGAGGCACCGTGGCAACAAGAAGAGCCGGCACGGACCGGGGCGCCCGCGGGGGAGCAAGAACCGGGAGCGGACGGAGAGGCTAGAGGAGGAGTACCGTCAGCACCATCACCACACGGCTCCTGCTCCACCTCCTTCCCTAACCTCCTCCACCTCGTTCTCCTCGCTCTTCCCCagctcctccaccctcccccacACAGCGTACTCCTCcaccctgcccacctcctccctctcctcctcctccttcccctcctcctccacttcctcgAGCGTCAGTTTCTCCACAGGCCGCGGCTCCG GAATCTACACCAGCCACAAGGACCCTCTGTCTTTGAGTGGGGGTGTCTGTAACACCCCTCTATCGTTGGGCGGAGGCGTATGTAGCACCGCTCTCTCCTCAGGACTCCTGCCATCTCACGTCTCCACGCTGCCACTTCAACCAGTCAACTCTGCCCTCAACACCCAG GTGCACCCATGTTCAAGCTCTTCCTACAGCCTTAGCTCCTCTCAGCCATTTAGCAGGATCCTTTCTACTGCCCGTACACTGCCCTCACTACTGAGCCAAGCCCAGACCTCActtcaag agtcCGAGATGGACGACTGTCGCTTCCCATGTCACGACAACTCGCCACGAGAAAGCCTTTCCTCACA GTCTCCTATGAGCAGTCTGCCCTTACTGTTTGACCAGAGGGAGGGCGTGGGCCCTGGGGTCAGAGGTCGCCCTGAAAACGTCCCTCCATCCAGCTCCCACATAGAGCTCCTCCTGGAGAAGCATGGCAACGGAGAGATGGGAGCCAACA ttgtaGAGATGCTCCAGTCCCTCCACTCGCTGCAGCAGGAGAACCAGCGTCTCCAGGACCAGATTCTCAGCCTGACGGCCAAGAAGGAGCGGCTGCAGCTGCTCAACGTGGAGCTGGCCTGTCCCTTCCCCCCGCAGGTCCATCACTCCCACCACTCCGCCCAGGGCCTAGTGCCCACCACCACCCACATCAGCTTCCTCTCCTCCGCATACG ACCCCCTCAGCACCAATAAGAGTCCCCTGTCTAAAAGCTTCTTCCTGAATGATACctccttcatcacctcatccgaG GAGCTCCACTCTGGTAGTCCCTCCCGCAGtagctcctccctctccttccagaGCACTCCGCCCCCTCAGCAGAGCCCCGCCTCCTTCGGCCAGCCCTTGCTGAACGGGCTGGGTGGgcgggttttgactgacagcctgGGGGGCCTCAGTCAGGCCAGCAGTTCCATGGTGGGCGGGCTCATGGCCTCCCAAGCAGGAAGTCCCCAGCTGAACATGAACGGCATGCTGGGCAGCCTGAACGGGGTGATCCAGTCACCTGTCCAGAACGGCCCCCAGCCCACCCTACCGGCCCTGCGGCCCCAGCCTCCTCCTTTGGGCCTACAAGCAATGGCACAGGGCCTGCAGCTCCCCAAGAGCATGAGTCC gtcttctctcctgtctgagCAGCAGAAGCAGCTCCTTCTCCAGCAGAACTTTACTCCA gAGCAGCAGGTGGTGGTCTTTCAGATgctgcagcagcagcggcagaGGGAGCTACAGCGCCTCACACTAACCGGGGCCCTCACCTCCACCCCCACTTCCCAGTCCCCCAACCTGGGGGCCTCGCCACTGCAGGGTGGCCAGGGAAACCCACTCTTCGGCCTGCAGGATAATGCACTTCACAAGCCCGGGGTGAGTGTCGATATGCAGTTGTTCGAGACTCCTTATTTGAATAGACCATTGTATAGGTCAATTCTTGATCAACTGAAGCTATAA